The DNA segment AAGAATGCCGGAGTAGAGGTGCTGCCGGCTGGTCATTCGGGAGAAATACAGTCCCGGGCTGCCTTCCGGGAAAGTATCGAGGGTAGGGGATATGACGCCTGAGTGATGCCTGCGGGTCGGCTAACGGTGCCGGGAGTCCCGGTTTCAGGTGCGTGTGTGCCTAGGGCCCAAGAGGATCACTGGCACGACCCCGCATGCCCGGATATGCCATAATCCCAACACTCAGCAGTCAACTCAGCGGTGAAATAATGAAGATTGGAGTGTTAAAGACCGACGATGTGCGCAAGGAGCTGGTGGACGAGTTTGGTGAGTATCCGGAAATGTTCGCCGATCTGCTGCGCAGTCAAGACCCGGCGCTGGCGTTTTCTACCTATGAAGTTCAGCACGGCCACTACCCGGATCGAATAGATGAGGTGGATGCTTATCTGATAACCGGAAGCAAGGCTGGTGTCTATGATCACAAAGACTGGATTTCCCCTCTGATGGACTTTGTGCGCAAATTACATGAAGCCAAGAAGCCCACGATCGGTATTTGTTTTGGCCACCAGCTGATCGCTCAGGCGCTGGGAGGCAAAACCTGTAAATCAGATAAAGGGTGGGGATTGGGGGTGCATACCTATGAGATGCAGGAGACGCCCTCGT comes from the Microbulbifer sp. MI-G genome and includes:
- a CDS encoding glutamine amidotransferase-related protein; protein product: MKIGVLKTDDVRKELVDEFGEYPEMFADLLRSQDPALAFSTYEVQHGHYPDRIDEVDAYLITGSKAGVYDHKDWISPLMDFVRKLHEAKKPTIGICFGHQLIAQALGGKTCKSDKGWGLGVHTYEMQETPSWMSEPMAKFSLLVTHQDQVETLPPGGRVLASSEFCPMAMLQVDDHMLSFQAHPEFSKPYSHSLMELRREAFGEALVEKGQISLQNDIHENVVAKWMLEFLRR